The following proteins are co-located in the Dromiciops gliroides isolate mDroGli1 chromosome 2, mDroGli1.pri, whole genome shotgun sequence genome:
- the PCNA gene encoding proliferating cell nuclear antigen codes for MFEARLVQGSILKKVLEALKDFINEACWDISSGGVNLQSMDSSHISLVQLTLRSEGFDTYRCDRNLAMGVNLTSMSKILKCASNEDIITLRAEDNADTLALIFEAPNQEKVSDYEMKLMDLDVEQLGIPEQEYSCVVKMPSGEFARICRDLSHIGDAVVISCAKDGVKFSASGELGSGNVKLSQTSNVDKEEEAVTIEMNEPVQLTFALRYLNFFTKATPLSPTVTLSMSADVPLVVEYKIADMGHLKYYLAPKIEDEGGS; via the exons ATGTTCGAGGCAAGGTTAGTGCAGGGCTCCATCCTCAAGAAGGTGCTGGAGGCGCTGAAAGACTTCATCAATGAGGCCTGCTGGGACATCAGCTCGGGCGGGGTGAACCTGCAGAGTATGGACTCGTCCCACATCTCCCTAGTGCAACTCACCCTCCGCTCGGAGGGCTTCGACACCTACCGCTGCGACCGCAACCTGGCCATGGGCGTTAATCTCACCAG CATGtccaaaatattaaaatgtgcCAGCAACGAAGATATTATCACCCTAAGAGCTGAAGACAATGCAGATACACTCGCGCTGATATTTGAGGCACCAA ATCAGGAAAAAGTATCAGACTACGAGATGAAATTAATGGATTTAGATGTTGAACAACTTGGAATTCCA GAACAAGAATATAGTTGTGTAGTGAAAATGCCTTCTGGTGAATTTGCACGAATCTGTCGGGATCTCAGTCATATTGGAGATGCTGTTGTAATTTCCTGTGCAAAAGATGGTGTAAAATTTTCTGCCAGTGGAGAACTGGGAAGTGGAAATGTAAAACTGTCACAGACAAGTAATGTTGACAAAGAGGAGGAAGCT GTAACAATTGAGATGAATGAGCCAGTTCAGTTGACCTTTGCACTTAGATACCTGAATTTCTTTACCAAAGCCACTCCACTCTCTCCTACAGTAACACTCAGTATGTCTGCAGATGTACCACTTG ttgtaGAGTATAAGATTGCAGATATGGGACACTTAAAATATTACCTGGCTCCCAAGATTGAGGATGAAGGAGGATCTTAG